One window of Trichoderma breve strain T069 chromosome 3, whole genome shotgun sequence genomic DNA carries:
- a CDS encoding ABC transporter transmembrane region domain-containing protein, producing the protein MDRPPGKRDGESSGKAADADATYPPVAGHEVLKSRRDRNEETNNGALSLSKSPHHESTLAGLKLDEAQIIKAQLDSPNVGVKYLMLYRYADVWDFLIITISAVCAIAAGAILPLLSILFGQLTSAFQRISLNDIAYHDFEAQLNKNVLYFVYIGIAEFATVYVSTVGFIYTGEHITQKIRQEYLKAILRQNIAYFDNLGAGEITTRITADTNLIQDGISQKIGLTLTAIATFIAAFIIAYVKYWKLALICTSTIVCLLLIMSGGSHFIIHFSKLSFQSLANGSTVAEEVISSIRTAIAFGTHDRLARQYDSHLIAAERSGIKMQIIQAIMIGSLYAIMFWNYGLGFWQGSRFLVTGEADVGQILTILMAILTGSYSLGNVAPNSQAFNSAVAAAAKIYSTIDRQSPLDPTAEDGETLQHVEGTVELRNVKHRYPSRPDILVMDDISILIPAGRTTALVGPSGSGKSTIIGLVERFYNPVGGEILLDGHNIQSLNLRWLRNQISLVGQEPVLFSATIFENIKFGLTGTPFENEPEEVTQNRIEEAAKMASAHTFITSLPDGYGTIVGERGFLLSGGQKQRIAIARAIVGDPKILLLDEATSALDTKSEEIVQAALDKAAEGRTIITIAHRLSTIKTADNIVVVVDGKVAEQGTHEELLRAKGEYFKLVEAQKSDNISRIPTSQSGTEKMTKAENDLLPWSLIKFTASFNRRELLLMIIGLAFAILAGCGQPSQAVIYSKAINTLALPPPLYEKLRHDANFWSLMLFILGIAQFVLFSIQGVCFGVSSERLLRRARSKTFRVILRQDTAFFDEHTTGALTSFLSTETKYLSGISGVVLGTILMVSTTLTASMVVALAIGWKLALVCISIVPVLLFCGFYRVSILARFQAQSKKAYERSASYACEATSAIRTVASLSREVDVFATYKAQLDEQARAHFFSVLKSSIFYALSQALTFFCMALGFWYGGTLLGKHEYTIFQFFVCFSEVIYGAQAAGSVFSNAPDIGKAKSAAAELKNLFSRKPSIDVWSKEGNDINNVAGSIEFRNVHFRYPTRPTQSVLSGLSFTVKPGQFVALVGASGCGKSTTIALLERFYDALSGCIYVDGKDISQLNVNSYRSHLALVSQEPTLYQGTIRSNILLGSNDLSVTEEQVIKVCKMANIYDFILSLPEGLDTLVGNKGGMLSGGQKQRVAIARALLRDPKVLLLDEATSALDSESERVVQAALDAAMRGRTTIAVAHRLSTIQKADVIYVFDQGRVVESGTHHQLMKQKGRYHELVYLQSIEDST; encoded by the exons ATGGATAGGCCACCTGGCAAGCGGGATGGCGAGTCTTCAGGAAAAGCCgcagatgctgatgcaaCCTATCCGCCGGTCGCTGGACACGAGGTTCTGAAATCGCGCCGCGATCGCAATGAAGAAACCAATAACGGCGCTCTCTCGCTGTCGAAATCACCTCATCACGAATCAACTCTTGCCGGCCTGAAATTAGATGAGGCGCAGATCATCAAGGCTCAGCTTGACTCGCCCAATGTCGGCGTAAAGTATTTAATGCTTTATCGTTATGCAGACGTTTGGGATTTCCTCATTATCACCATCAGTGCTGTTTGCGctattgctgctggtgctatACTTCCTCTATTATCT ATTCTGTTTGGGCAATTAACATCAGCATTTCAGAGGATATCTCTTAATGATATAGCATATCATGATTTTGAGGCGCAATTAAATAAGAATGTTCTGTACTTTGTCTACATCGGCATTGCCGAATTCGCAACAGTCTACGTCTCGACTGTAGGTTTTATATACACCGGAGAGCATATCACTCAAAAGATTCGGCAAGAATATCTCAAAGCTATTCTTCGTCAGAATATTGCCTATTTCGATAATCTTGGAGCTGGTGAAATTACCACACGCATAACCGCCGACACCAATCTCATTCAAGATGGCATATCTCAAAAGATTGGCCTTACTCTCACAGCAATTGCCACTTTTATTGCTGCATTCATCATTGCCTACGTTAAATATTGGAAACTGGCCCTCATCTGTACATCAACAATTGTATGCTTGCTACTGATCATGAGTGGAGGTTCTCACTTCATTATTCATTTCAGTAAGCTGTCGTTTCAAAGCCTTGCCAACGGCAGCACTGTTGCCGAAGAAGTCATAAGCTCTATCCGAACGGCCATCGCGTTTGGAACCCACGATAGGCTCGCTCGGCAATATGATTCGCATTTAATAGCAGCTGAAAGATCCGGTATCAAGATGCAGATCATCCAAGCGATCATGATCGGCTCTCTTTATGCTATCATGTTCTGGAACTATGGTCTTGGATTTTGGCAGGGATCACGCTTTCTAGTCACTGGGGAGGCCGACGTTGGTCAGATCTTGACCATCCTGATGGCTATTCTCACCGGTTCGTACTCGCTAGGAAACGTCGCCCCGAATAGCCAAGCTTTCAATAGCGCtgtggctgccgctgccaaaATATACAGCACTATTGATCGCCAATCGCCTCTTGATCCGAcggctgaagatggagaaacgCTCCAACATGTTGAGGGTACCGTTGAACTGCGAAACGTAAAACACAGATATCCTTCTCGACCTGATATCTTAGTGATGGATGACATTAGTATACTCATTCCAGCTGGTCGTACAACTGCACTTGTGGGACCTTCTGGCTCTGGGAAGAGCACGATTATCGGGCTCGTTGAACGATTTTACAATCCCGTAGGCGGCGAGATCCTCCTGGATGGGCATAATATACAGTCCTTAAACCTTCGGTGGCTTCGTAACCAGATCTCGCTCGTTGGGCAAGAGCCTGTCCTTTTTTCGGCTACGATTTTTGAAAATATAAAGTTTGGTCTAACCGGTACTCCATTTGAGAATGAGCCTGAAGAAGTGACACAAAATCGGATTGAAGAAGCGGCGAAGATGGCCAGCGCACATACATTTATCACTTCTCTGCCGGATGGGTATGGCACGATTGTTGGGGAACGAGGTTTTTTGCTGTCAGGTGGCCAAAAACAGCGAATTGCTATTGCTCGTGCAATCGTTGGTGACCCGAAGATTCTGTTACTGGATGAAGCTACCTCGGCGCTAGACACCAAATCTGAAGAAATCGTACAAGCTGCTCTTGACAAAGCTGCCGAGGGGCGCACTATTATTACAATTGCACATCGACTATCCACCATTAAAACGGCCGATAATATTGTCGTCGTAGTTGATGGTAAGGTTGCGGAACAAGGGACTCATGAAGAATTACTCCGCGCAAAAGGCGAATATTTCAAGCTCGTGGAAGCCCAGAAATCTG ACAATATTTCCAGGATCCCAACATCTCAAAGCGGA ACTGAGAAGATGACCAAGGCTGAAAATGATCTATTACCATGGAGTTTGATCAAGTTCACCGCGTCTTTTAATCGGCGTGAGCTCCTATTGATGATCATTGGCCTTGCTTTTGCAATCTTGGCTGGCTGTGGCCAGCCCTCTCAGGCAGTCATCTATTCCAAAGCGATCAATACACTAGCTCTACCACCTCCCCTTTACGAGAAGCTCAGACACGATGCCAATTTTTGGTCTCTCATGTTATTTATTTTGGGTATTGCCCAATTTGTCCTCTTTTCTATACAAGGCGTCTGTTTTGGAGTCAGTTCAGAAAGGTTACTTCGCCGCGCTAGGAGCAAAACGTTCAGGGTTATACTACGACAAGACACTGCTTTTTTTGACGAACATACTACTGGTGCTCTGACATCCTTTCTCTCCACCGAGACCAAATACCTGTCAGGTATCAGTGGAGTAGTACTAGGCACTATTCTAATGGTGTCGACGACGCTGACGGCTTCAATGGTTGTCGCCCTAGCCATTGGATGGAAACTGGCTTTAGTATGTATCTCCATCGTGCCTGTACTCTTGTTCTGTGGCTTTTACAGGGTCTCGATACTTGCTCGATTCCAAGCCCAGTCCAAGAAGGCCTACGAAAGGTCCGCCAGCTACGCTTGTGAGGCAACCTCGGCTATCCGCACAGTGGCTTCGCTCTCTCGTGAAGTCGATGTTTTCGCCACCTACAAAGCCCAGCTAGATGAGCAAGCACGAGCTCATTTCTTCTCCGTGCTGAAGTCCTCGATTTTTTATGCATTATCACAAGCACTTACCTTTTTTTGCATGGCCTTGGGATTCTGGTATGGTGGCACACTGCTCGGCAAGCACGAGTATACCATTTTCCAATTTTTCGTCTGCTTCAGCGAAGTCATATATGGTGCTCAAGCCGCAGGCTCAGTCTTCTCCAACGCTCCAGATATCGGAAAAGCCAAGagtgcagctgctgagctgAAAAATCTCTTCAGCCGCAAACCCTCGATTGACGTATGGTCAAAGGAAGGGAATGACATCAATAACGTTGCAGGATCTATCGAATTCCGCAACGTGCACTTCAGATATCCTACACGTCCCACACAGTCCGTGCTTTCTGGTCTTAGCTTCACGGTCAAACCTGGACAGTTCGTAGCTTTGGTCGGCGCCAGTGGATGTGGGAAGAGTACAACGATTGCGCTGCTTGAGCGCTTCTACGATGCACTTTCGGGTTGTATATATGTCGACGGCAAGGATATTTCACAGCTAAATGTCAATTCTTATCGAAGTCATCTTGCTCTCGTGAGTCAAGAGCCAACGCTTTATCAAGGAACCATTCGCAGCAATATTCTCCTCGGCAGCAACGATTTGAGCGTGACGGAGGAGCAGGTGATTAAGGTTTGTAAAATGGCCAACATATATGACTTCATTCTTTCGCTCCC TGAGGGCTTGGACACACTGGTTGGTAACAAGGGCGGCATGTTATCCGGTGGACAGAAACAGCGTGTTGCCATTGCCCGGGCGCTTCTTCGAGATCCAAAAGTCCTTTTACTTGATGAAGCAACCTCGGCTCTTGACTCGGAATCAGAGCGAGTGGTCCAAGCAGCTTTAGATGCTGCGATGCGAGGCCGCACAACCATCGCAGTGGCTCATCGTCTCAGTACGATTCAAAAGGCCGACGTCATTTACGTATTCGATCAAGGCCGTGTTGTAGAAAGTGGAACTCATCATCAGCTAATGAAACAGAAGGGTCGTTACCATGAGCTGGTGTATCTGCAAAGCATCGAAGACTCGACATAG
- a CDS encoding isochorismatase family domain-containing protein, which produces MSFVFTHRNPDMQLEKKRTALVFADLQNEFLEPFGSYYPLIADKLNELNVYDNIERLLKTAQENDIFVAHSPHYYYPTDLQWVAPLQAISDYLIQVPNGFVVRKDPVSLDGFVGSGADYPERLKKYLMDGKMINTSPHKGLSCQSNDLVKQLRLRRVEKLIVAGPVGNLCLENHVRDLVEAGFEVVVVRDAIAGGINDEGDGYSAAMVNYRFITNGIWTTDEAVEKMKEVAADN; this is translated from the coding sequence ATGTCGTTTGTATTTACTCATCGTAATCCGGACATGCaactggagaagaagcgcacAGCTCTCGTGTTTGCAGACCTTCAGAACGAATTTCTTGAACCATTTGGCAGCTATTACCCTCTTATCGCGGACAAGTTGAACGAACTCAACGTATACGACAATATCGAGAGACTGCTCAAGACCGCACAAGAGAACGATATTTTTGTGGCACACTCACCACACTACTACTATCCTACTGACCTGCAGTGGGTCGCTCCGCTCCAGGCCATTTCTGACTATCTTATCCAAGTTCCCAATGGCTTCGTCGTCCGCAAGGATCCCGTCAGCCTAGATGGATTTGTTGGCTCGGGCGCTGACTACCCGGAGCGACTGAAGAAGTACCTCATGGACGGCAAGATGATCAATACATCTCCTCACAAAGGCTTATCATGCCAGTCAAACGATCTAGTTAAGCAACTGCGTCTGCGACGAgttgagaagctcatcgtTGCCGGGCCTGTCGGAAACTTATGCCTGGAGAATCACGTCCGTGATTTGGTTGAGGCTGGCTTCGAAGTAGTCGTGGTTCGAGATGCCATCGCTGGCGGTATCAATGACGAGGGTGATGGCTATTCTGCTGCTATGGTCAACTACCGCTTCATTACTAACGGCATCTGGACTACGGACGAAGCCgtcgagaagatgaaggaagTCGCGGCGGATAATTGA